The following coding sequences lie in one Hippoglossus hippoglossus isolate fHipHip1 chromosome 14, fHipHip1.pri, whole genome shotgun sequence genomic window:
- the LOC117774669 gene encoding uncharacterized protein LOC117774669 isoform X1, producing MMSSRGGGGRRGREVFLSAHRCPEVVLPHHHNSRLSAEFTCTRPSEADYLDVSSNVHSEEEECISDWSEEDLSLYFSPSVILPSDDEDSGPESDFRCVDVAVETQMTGQGGEGLKMVPKRQIHLKKKNKTKEINDKVILKNEPFEGGAANRDVSTNELFYPTVHHRPDLLLRQHSMPTSFHTRSMTCGDVDSCGVYRGLVAGASPGLLIGGQSVVQRRLQKSVSLDETKTKMASCIIKSVLSKKMQVEKINTKTSYLKKKHAASPIVPSEGGGLEAGPGVFKAPVHSVRDVRSLVKNTYSLSFSTATTPDKLKPAKFKVVSQEDSPPPTYQQAVGVKGHSTRGHVSKVTASFSQSRDRKQYNALSHPITQQRQGSEPIISRRKDDFMFLDPPPSTSATISQLERADGASHQAGASLPFSAPPSPSSSTHPQVDQQEQRPPQGASSHSVPAPLQRLQTCFYTPSQHPQLRKVSYIPNPLNSIQNPHLHQSRSPGDTSDQTMKSCPSPATRRTADHNVSAVTPPTLKNKQQQPFLCSFQSFLPAQVSNDFLIDITGSAVTPGAVFSGPAPCHVMLEPNGRYCYVDTHPQHHRKMLLDPETGQFIQVFLPGASPAPNTMFPMCCFNPAPTVINPTPTILQTSSVNRAVLSVMRFQPTLYAAPCLPVPLHTHTSP from the exons atgatgagcagcagaggaggaggaggaagaagagggagggaggtctTCCTCAGCGCTCACCGCTGCCCTGAAGTTGTTCTGCCGCATCATCATAATTCACGACTTTCTGCTGAGTTCACCTGTACTCGTCCGTCAGAGGCCGATTACCTGGACGTCTCCTCTAACGTTCActctgaggaggaagagtgtATCAGTGACTGGTCAGAGGAAGATCTCTCCCtctatttctctccctctgtcatcCTCCCATCAGACGATGAAGACTCAGGTCCAGAGAGCGACTTCAGGTGCGTTGATGTTGCCGTGGAAACACAG atGACAGGTCAGGGGGGGGAGGGGCTTAAGATGGTTCCTAAACGACAGATTcacctgaaaaagaaaaacaagaccaAGGAAATTAATGACAAG GTGATACTGAAGAATGAACCTTTTGAAGGGGGAGCAGCGAACAGAGATGTGTCAACCAATGAACTGTTCTATCCAACTGTCCATCATCGCCCTGATCTGTTGCTACGACAACACAGTATGCCCACTTCCTTCCACACGCGTTCAATGACCTGCGGTGATGTCGACAGCTGCGGGGTCTACAGGGGCCTGGTTGCAGGAGCCAGTCCAG GGTTGCTGATTGGAGGACAATCGGTGGTGCAGAGACGTTTGCAAAAATCTGTCTCTCtggatgaaacaaaaacaaagatggcATCATGCATCATCAAGAGTGTCCTCTCCAAGAAGATGCAGGTCGAGAAGATCAACACGAAAACATCGTacctgaagaagaaacacgCAGCGTCACCTATCGTCCCATCGGAGGGGGGAGGACTGGAGGCGGGGCCAGGTGTGTTTAAAGCTCCAGTTCACTCGGTGAGAGATGTCAGAAGTTTGGTTAAAAACACATACAGCCTCTCGTTCTCTACGGCAACGACACCTGACAAACTCAAACCAGCAAAATTCAAGGTGGTTAGTCAGGAGGACAGCCCACCCCCCACCTACCAACAGGCCgtaggggtcaaaggtcactccACCAGAGGACATGTCTCTAAGGTCACTGCATCTTTCAGCCAATCCCGTGACAGAAAACAGTACAATGCATTGAGTCATCCAatcacacagcagagacaaggaAGCGAGCCAATAATAAGCAGGAGGAAAGATGATTTCATGTTTCTAGACCCACCCCCATCCACCTCTGCAACCATCAGCCAATTAGAAAGAGCTGACGGTGCAAGTCACCAGGCAGGGgcctccctccccttctctgcccctccttccccctcctcctccacacacccCCAGGTAGACCAGCAGGAACAACGCCCCCCCCAAGGTGCGTCTTCTCACTCTGTCCCTGCCCCCCTTCAGCGGCTCCAAACCTGTTTCTACACCCCCTCTCAACATCCTCAGCTGAGGAAGGTGAGCTACATCCCCAACCCCCTCAACTCCATCCAGAATCCCCACCTCCACCAGAGCAGGTCACCTGGAGACACCTCGGACCAGACCATGAAGAGCTGCCCCTCCCCAGCGACCAGGAGGACAGCAGACCACAACGTCAGTGCTGTGACCCCGCCCACATTGAAGaataagcagcagcagccttttctctgcagttttcagAGTTTCTTACCTGCACAGGTGAGTAATGACTTCCTCATTGACATCACAGGTTCTGCTGTAACACCTGGAGCTGTCTTCAGTGGCCCCGCCCCATGTCACGTGATGTTAGAGCCAAATGGGCGGTACTGCTATGTGGATACACACCCACAGCATCACAGAAAGATGCTATTGGATCCAGAAACTGGACAGTTCATTCAGGTGTTCCTACCTGGAGCAAGCCCCGCCCCCAACACTATGTTCCCCATGTGTTGTTTCAACCCCGCCCCCACCGTGATAAACCCCACCCCCACTATTCTACAGACGAGCAGTGTCAATCGCGCCGTTCTCTCAGTGATGAGGTTCCAGCCAACCCTGTACGCCGCCCCCTGCCTCCCCGtccccctgcacacacacacgtccccatga
- the LOC117774669 gene encoding uncharacterized protein LOC117774669 isoform X2, with protein MTRKRMTNYRYLSVSVSFCLYLSVSLPDQVILKNEPFEGGAANRDVSTNELFYPTVHHRPDLLLRQHSMPTSFHTRSMTCGDVDSCGVYRGLVAGASPGLLIGGQSVVQRRLQKSVSLDETKTKMASCIIKSVLSKKMQVEKINTKTSYLKKKHAASPIVPSEGGGLEAGPGVFKAPVHSVRDVRSLVKNTYSLSFSTATTPDKLKPAKFKVVSQEDSPPPTYQQAVGVKGHSTRGHVSKVTASFSQSRDRKQYNALSHPITQQRQGSEPIISRRKDDFMFLDPPPSTSATISQLERADGASHQAGASLPFSAPPSPSSSTHPQVDQQEQRPPQGASSHSVPAPLQRLQTCFYTPSQHPQLRKVSYIPNPLNSIQNPHLHQSRSPGDTSDQTMKSCPSPATRRTADHNVSAVTPPTLKNKQQQPFLCSFQSFLPAQVSNDFLIDITGSAVTPGAVFSGPAPCHVMLEPNGRYCYVDTHPQHHRKMLLDPETGQFIQVFLPGASPAPNTMFPMCCFNPAPTVINPTPTILQTSSVNRAVLSVMRFQPTLYAAPCLPVPLHTHTSP; from the exons ATGACAAGGAAAAGAATGACAAACTACAGGtacttgtctgtctctgtatctttctgtctttacc tgtctgtctcactACCTGACCAGGTGATACTGAAGAATGAACCTTTTGAAGGGGGAGCAGCGAACAGAGATGTGTCAACCAATGAACTGTTCTATCCAACTGTCCATCATCGCCCTGATCTGTTGCTACGACAACACAGTATGCCCACTTCCTTCCACACGCGTTCAATGACCTGCGGTGATGTCGACAGCTGCGGGGTCTACAGGGGCCTGGTTGCAGGAGCCAGTCCAG GGTTGCTGATTGGAGGACAATCGGTGGTGCAGAGACGTTTGCAAAAATCTGTCTCTCtggatgaaacaaaaacaaagatggcATCATGCATCATCAAGAGTGTCCTCTCCAAGAAGATGCAGGTCGAGAAGATCAACACGAAAACATCGTacctgaagaagaaacacgCAGCGTCACCTATCGTCCCATCGGAGGGGGGAGGACTGGAGGCGGGGCCAGGTGTGTTTAAAGCTCCAGTTCACTCGGTGAGAGATGTCAGAAGTTTGGTTAAAAACACATACAGCCTCTCGTTCTCTACGGCAACGACACCTGACAAACTCAAACCAGCAAAATTCAAGGTGGTTAGTCAGGAGGACAGCCCACCCCCCACCTACCAACAGGCCgtaggggtcaaaggtcactccACCAGAGGACATGTCTCTAAGGTCACTGCATCTTTCAGCCAATCCCGTGACAGAAAACAGTACAATGCATTGAGTCATCCAatcacacagcagagacaaggaAGCGAGCCAATAATAAGCAGGAGGAAAGATGATTTCATGTTTCTAGACCCACCCCCATCCACCTCTGCAACCATCAGCCAATTAGAAAGAGCTGACGGTGCAAGTCACCAGGCAGGGgcctccctccccttctctgcccctccttccccctcctcctccacacacccCCAGGTAGACCAGCAGGAACAACGCCCCCCCCAAGGTGCGTCTTCTCACTCTGTCCCTGCCCCCCTTCAGCGGCTCCAAACCTGTTTCTACACCCCCTCTCAACATCCTCAGCTGAGGAAGGTGAGCTACATCCCCAACCCCCTCAACTCCATCCAGAATCCCCACCTCCACCAGAGCAGGTCACCTGGAGACACCTCGGACCAGACCATGAAGAGCTGCCCCTCCCCAGCGACCAGGAGGACAGCAGACCACAACGTCAGTGCTGTGACCCCGCCCACATTGAAGaataagcagcagcagccttttctctgcagttttcagAGTTTCTTACCTGCACAGGTGAGTAATGACTTCCTCATTGACATCACAGGTTCTGCTGTAACACCTGGAGCTGTCTTCAGTGGCCCCGCCCCATGTCACGTGATGTTAGAGCCAAATGGGCGGTACTGCTATGTGGATACACACCCACAGCATCACAGAAAGATGCTATTGGATCCAGAAACTGGACAGTTCATTCAGGTGTTCCTACCTGGAGCAAGCCCCGCCCCCAACACTATGTTCCCCATGTGTTGTTTCAACCCCGCCCCCACCGTGATAAACCCCACCCCCACTATTCTACAGACGAGCAGTGTCAATCGCGCCGTTCTCTCAGTGATGAGGTTCCAGCCAACCCTGTACGCCGCCCCCTGCCTCCCCGtccccctgcacacacacacgtccccatga
- the slc23a1 gene encoding solute carrier family 23 member 1 produces METDQKSCDHLAESQSQTFNRINKPMREDQEITQAVGTKKAGSDMIYTIEDVPPWYLCVLLGLQHYLTCFSGTVAVPFLLAEAMCVGRDQNTISQLIGTIFTTVGITTLIQTTVGVRLPLFQASAFAFLIPAQGILSLDRWRCPSEEEIYGNWSLPLNTEHIWQPRIREIQGAIIVSSVLELVIGLCGLPGLLLEFIGPLTITPTVSLIGLSVFTTAGDRAGSHWGLSALCILLIVLFSQYLRATSLPIPVYSRQKGLTSTRVQIFKMFPIILAIMLVWLVCYILTLTDLLPNDPDQYGHKARTDARGDIMTSAPWFRVPYPCQWGLPVVTVAGVVGMLSATLAGIVESIGDYYACARLCGAAPPPVHAINRGIFIEGLSCIIAGLLGTGNGSTSSSPNIGVLGITKVGSRRVVQYGAGIMFLLGSVGKFTALFASLPDPILGGMFCTLFGMITAIGLSNLQLVDLNSSRNLFVLGFSMFFGLMLPNYLEKHPNAIHTGLAELDQILTVLLSTEMFVGGFLAFCLDNTIPGSRQERGLVEWRSSCSSSCSSYDLPLGMGVIRKIHWLRRFPISPSFTGFRASDDPSIPEEEEEQTRTGEKAADVHLSSTKV; encoded by the exons ATGGAAACCGATCAGAAG AGTTGTGATCACCTGGCAGAAAGTCAGAGTCAGACATTCAACAGGATTAACAAGCCAATGAGAGAAGACCAAGAAATTACGCAGGCAGTAGGAACAAAGAAGGCGGGATCTGACATGATTTACACCATCGAAGACGTTCCACCTTGGtacctgtgtgttttactgGGACTCCAG CATTACCTGACATGTTTCAGCGGCACAGTGGCAGTTCCGTTTCTCCTGGCAGAGGCCATGTGTGTCGGTCGAGACCAGAACACCATCAGTCAGCTGATTGGAACCATTTTCACCACGGTCGGAATCACGACCCTGATCCAGACCACAGTGGGAGTCAG acttcCTCTGTTTCAGGCCAGTGCGTTTGCTTTCCTGATTCCTGCTCAGGGGATCCTCAGTCTGGATCGCTGGAGGTGTCCCAGTGAGG AGGAGATTTATGGGAATTGGAGCCTTccactgaacactgaacacatttGGCAACCGCGCATTAGAGAG ATCCAGGGGGCGATCATCGTGTCCAGTGTGCTGGAGCTGGTCATCGGTCTCTGTGGGTTGCCAGGGTTACTGCTGGAGTTCATTGGTCCTCTCACCATCACTCCAACTGTCTCACTGATTGGCCTGTCTGTCTTTACCACTGCTGGAGACAGAGCTGGTTCTCACTGGGGCCTGTCAGCGCT gtgCATCTTGCTCATCGTGTTGTTTTCTCAGTACCTAAGAGCGACATCACTTCCTATTCCTGTTTACAGCCGTCAGAAAGGTCTGACGTCAACGAGAGTCCAGATCTTCAAGATGTTTCct attATTCTCGCCATCATGTTGGTTTGGCTCGTCTGTTACATTCTCACTCTGACCGACCTGTTGCCTAATGATCCCGATCAGTACGGACACAAAGCTCGGACCGACGCCCGCGGAGACATCATGACCTCTGCCCCCTGGTTCAGGGTGCCCTACCCCT GTCAATGGGGGTTGCCAGTGGTTACAGTAGCCGGGGTGGTGGGAATGCTAAGTGCGACGCTGGCAGGAATCGTGGAGTCGATTGGAGATTATTACGCCTGTGCTCGTCTCTGTGGAGCTGCACCTCCTCCGGTCCATGCCATCAACAG gggaATCTTCATTGAGGGACTTTCTTGTATTATTGCTGGTCTGTTGGGAACAGGAAATGGCTCCACTTCCTCAAGTCCAAATATAGGCGTTCTAGGCATCACCAAG GTGGGCAGCAGGCGGGTGGTGCAGTATGGAGCAGGCATCATGTTCCTGTTGGGATCAGTCGGGAAGTTCACAGCTCTGTTTGCATCACTGCCGGATCCGATTCTTGGAGGGATGTTCTGCACACTGTTCG GTATGATCACAGCTATCGGTCTGTCGAACCTGCAGCTGGTGGATTTAAACTCGTCCAGAAATCTGTTTGTTCTCGGATTCTCAATGTTCTTTGGCTTGATGCTGCCGAATTACCTGGAAAAACACCCCAACGCCATCCACACAG GTCTTGCGGAGCTGGATCAGATTTTGACGGTTCTTTTATCCACTGAGATGTTCGTTGGAGGTTTTTTGGCTTTTTGTCTTGACAACACAATACCTG GTTCCAGACAGGAGCGAGGTTTAGTTGAGTGGAGAtcttcctgttcctcttcctgttcttctTATGATCTTCCTCTGGGGATGGGGGTCATCAGGAAGATTCACTGGCTCAGGCgatttcccatcagcccctcCTTCACAGGTTTCAGGGCGTCTGATGATCCATCGatacctgaggaggaggaggagcaaacAAGAACCGGAGAGAAAGCAGCTGACGTCCACCTGTCCAGCACCAAGGTGtga